A single window of Oncorhynchus keta strain PuntledgeMale-10-30-2019 chromosome 34, Oket_V2, whole genome shotgun sequence DNA harbors:
- the LOC118367036 gene encoding disintegrin and metalloproteinase domain-containing protein 23-like isoform X2, whose translation MHLIFLANLLLSILASWLHPSIAAIVSQGGENEVVERDAVSLLSEREATAAAATGNTSHRAAEHVITYPSRLIYYLNEDSESTYHDLDTRARSQVTEGHDQAVHLAQASFQLEAFGSRFVLDLTLNNDLLSADYVEIHYEEGKPVLSKGGEHCYYHGQVRGEDDSNVALSTCNGLHGMFDDGLYVYLIEPLQQTHSIDTAARPHSLRRRPTLQRNNDQEELVEEEQLLSELEDMSWLKRRKKRAMPRNVFEEMKYLEIMIVSDHNMYKRHKAKQHTRNFAKSVVNFVDAIFKEHLHTRVVLVAVEIWTDKDHIPISVKPLDMLKDFSKYRAQSIKQHADSVHLFTNVTFHYRRSSAAYFGGMCSVSRGVGVNEYGTTWTMASSLSQSLAQNLGIQWDPAAKRKECGCADSWVGCIMEDTGVQHPRMFSKCSISDYKEFLLKGGGSCLFNRPNKLFESTECGNGYIEVGEECDCGARSECYKECCKKCSLANGAHCADGPCCNNTCLFYPRGYSCRYAVNDCDISETCSGDSGQCPPNLHKQDGYHCQVDQGRCYGGECKTRGNQCKYLWGSKAGGSEKFCYEKLNTEGTEKGNCGKDGEKWLQCSKHDVFCGSLLCSNIGRNPRIGMMKGDITPTSFNHQGRLVDCSGGHVLLDDETDLGYVEDGTPCGPSMMCLDRKCLPIQSLNMSACPSGPNSQVCSAHGHAVTIEPGTYSLVMEHRLMKSSLPASLAPSIIPGQVCNNEATCTCDTTWAGTDCSMPDPPKEPAPAEDEGPKVSVATNRLIGAVAGTILALGVIFGGTGWGVENVKKRRYDPNASAI comes from the exons ATGCATTTGATATTTCTGGCAAATTTGCTCTTGAGCATTCTTGCGTCCTGGCTCCATCCATCCATAGCGGCAATTG TTTCtcaaggaggagagaatgaggtggtggagagggacgCAGTGTCATTATTGTCGGAGCGAGAGGCAACTGCAGCAGCGGCCACAGGCAACACAAGTCACCGTGCGGCTGAGCATGTGATCACCTACCCCTCTCGGCTCATCTACTACCTGAACGAGGACTCAGAGAGCACCTACCATGACCTGGACACCCGGGCTAGGAGCCAGGTCACAGAGGGTCATGACCAG GCGGTCCACCTTGCTCAAGCCAGTTTCCAGTTAGAGGCCTTTGGCTCCAGATTTGTACTGGACCTAACGTTAAACAA TGACTTGTTGTCGGCGGATTATGTGGAGATCCACTATGAGGAGGGTAAACCTGTTCTATCAAAG GGTGGTGAGCACTGTTACTACCATGGCCAGGTGAGGGGGGAAGATGACTCTAATGTGGCCTTGTCTACCTGCAATGGGCTGCA CGGAATGTTTGATGATGGACTCTATGTGTATCTAATTGAGCCTTTGCAACAGACTCACTCAATT GATACAGCTGCACGACCCCACTCTCTGCGCAGGAGGCCCACCCTCCAGAGGAACAATGACCAAGAGGAACTGG TGGAGGAGGAGCAGCTGCTTTCAGAGCTGGAGGACATGTCCTGGCTGAAGCGCAGGAAAAAGCGGGCT ATGCCTCGGAATGTCTTTGAGGAAATGAAGTATTTGGAGATTATGATTGTCAGTGACCACAATATG TATAAGCGACACAAGGCCAAGCAGCACACCAGGAACTTTGCCAAGTCGGTGGTGAACTTTGTGGATGCT ATCTTTAAGGAGCACCTGCACACACGGGTAGTTCTGGTTGCCGTGGAGATATGGACGGACAAGGACCACATTCCCATCAGTGTGAAGCCACTGGACATGCTGAAAGATTTCTCTAAGTACCGGGCGCAGAGCATCAAGCAGCATGCTGACTCTGTGCACCTCTTCAC CAATGTGACCTTCCACTACCGCCGGAGCAGCGCAGCGTACTTCGGGGGCATGTGCTCTGTGAGCCGTGGAGTAGGGGTAAACGAG TATGGCACCACGTGGACCATGGCTTCGTCACTCTCCCAGAGCTTGGCACAGAACCTCGGCATCCAGTGGGATCCAGCCGCCAAGAGAA AGGAATGTGGCTGTGCCGACTCCTGGGTGGGCTGCATCATGGAGGATACTGG GGTCCAGCATCCCCGGATGTTCTCCAAATGCAGCATCTCAGACTATAAGGAATTCCTGCTGAAAGGTGGTGGATCCTGTCTTTTTAACAGGCCAAACAAG CTGTTTGAATCCACAGAGTGTGGGAATGGATACATTGAGGTGGGAGAGGAGTGTGACTGCGGCGCTAGATCT GAGTGCTACAAGGAGTGCTGCAAGAAGTGTTCCCTAGCTAATGGTGCACATTGTGCTGATGGACCTTGCTGCAACAACACTTGTCTG TTCTACCCGCGAGGTTATAGTTGTCGCTATGCGGTGAATGACTGTGACATCTCAGAGACATGCTCAGGAGACTCTGGCCAG TGCCCTCCTAACCTTCACAAACAAGATGGCTACCACTGTCAAGTCGACCAG GGACGCTGCTATGGTGGAGAGTGCAAGACCAGGGGGAACCAGTGCAAATACCTCTGGGGTTCAA AGGCGGGAGGCTCCGAGAAGTTCTGCTATGAGAAGCTcaatacagagggaacagagaagggAAACtgtgggaaggatggagagaaatggCTCCAGTGCAGCAAGCA CGATGTGTTCTGTGGGTCCCTGCTGTGCAGCAACATAGGACGCAACCCCCGCATCGGGATGATGAAGGGAGACATCACCCCCACCTCCTTCAACCATCAGGGCAGGCTGGTGGACTGCAG tgGTGGCCATGTTCTTTTGGACGATGAGACTGATTTAGGCTATGTGGAGGACGGGACGCCCTGTGGGCCGTCCATGATGTGCCTTGACCGCAAGTGTCTGCCCATCCAGTCCCTCAACATGAGCGCCTGCCCAAGCGGGCCCAACAGCCAGGTGTGCTCAGCCCACGGG CATGCGGTAACCATTGAACCTGGGACCTATTCACTTGTTATGGAGCATAGGTTAATGAAGTCCTCCCTGCCCGCCTCTCTTGCTCCCTCTATCATACCTGGCCAGGTGTGTAACAATGAGGCGACGTGCACCTGTGACACGACATGGGCGGGGACAGACTGCAGCATGCCCGACCCCCCCAAGGAGCCTGCACCCGCAGAAGATGAAGGACCAAAGG TGAGCGTGGCAACTAACAGGCTGATAGGGGCAGTAGCAGGGACCATTCTGGCCCTGGGGGTGATTTTTGGAGGCACGGGGTGGGGAGTAGA AAATGTGAAGAAGCGACGGTACGACCCCAACGCCAGTGCCATATAA
- the LOC118367036 gene encoding disintegrin and metalloproteinase domain-containing protein 23-like isoform X1, with the protein MHLIFLANLLLSILASWLHPSIAAIVSQGGENEVVERDAVSLLSEREATAAAATGNTSHRAAEHVITYPSRLIYYLNEDSESTYHDLDTRARSQVTEGHDQAVHLAQASFQLEAFGSRFVLDLTLNNDLLSADYVEIHYEEGKPVLSKGGEHCYYHGQVRGEDDSNVALSTCNGLHGMFDDGLYVYLIEPLQQTHSIDTAARPHSLRRRPTLQRNNDQEELVEEEQLLSELEDMSWLKRRKKRAMPRNVFEEMKYLEIMIVSDHNMYKRHKAKQHTRNFAKSVVNFVDAIFKEHLHTRVVLVAVEIWTDKDHIPISVKPLDMLKDFSKYRAQSIKQHADSVHLFTNVTFHYRRSSAAYFGGMCSVSRGVGVNEYGTTWTMASSLSQSLAQNLGIQWDPAAKRKECGCADSWVGCIMEDTGVQHPRMFSKCSISDYKEFLLKGGGSCLFNRPNKLFESTECGNGYIEVGEECDCGARSECYKECCKKCSLANGAHCADGPCCNNTCLFYPRGYSCRYAVNDCDISETCSGDSGQCPPNLHKQDGYHCQVDQGRCYGGECKTRGNQCKYLWGSKAGGSEKFCYEKLNTEGTEKGNCGKDGEKWLQCSKHDVFCGSLLCSNIGRNPRIGMMKGDITPTSFNHQGRLVDCSGGHVLLDDETDLGYVEDGTPCGPSMMCLDRKCLPIQSLNMSACPSGPNSQVCSAHGHAVTIEPGTYSLVMEHRLMKSSLPASLAPSIIPGQVCNNEATCTCDTTWAGTDCSMPDPPKEPAPAEDEGPKGPSATNLIIGSIAGAILVAAIVLGGTGWGFKNVKKRRYDPNASAI; encoded by the exons ATGCATTTGATATTTCTGGCAAATTTGCTCTTGAGCATTCTTGCGTCCTGGCTCCATCCATCCATAGCGGCAATTG TTTCtcaaggaggagagaatgaggtggtggagagggacgCAGTGTCATTATTGTCGGAGCGAGAGGCAACTGCAGCAGCGGCCACAGGCAACACAAGTCACCGTGCGGCTGAGCATGTGATCACCTACCCCTCTCGGCTCATCTACTACCTGAACGAGGACTCAGAGAGCACCTACCATGACCTGGACACCCGGGCTAGGAGCCAGGTCACAGAGGGTCATGACCAG GCGGTCCACCTTGCTCAAGCCAGTTTCCAGTTAGAGGCCTTTGGCTCCAGATTTGTACTGGACCTAACGTTAAACAA TGACTTGTTGTCGGCGGATTATGTGGAGATCCACTATGAGGAGGGTAAACCTGTTCTATCAAAG GGTGGTGAGCACTGTTACTACCATGGCCAGGTGAGGGGGGAAGATGACTCTAATGTGGCCTTGTCTACCTGCAATGGGCTGCA CGGAATGTTTGATGATGGACTCTATGTGTATCTAATTGAGCCTTTGCAACAGACTCACTCAATT GATACAGCTGCACGACCCCACTCTCTGCGCAGGAGGCCCACCCTCCAGAGGAACAATGACCAAGAGGAACTGG TGGAGGAGGAGCAGCTGCTTTCAGAGCTGGAGGACATGTCCTGGCTGAAGCGCAGGAAAAAGCGGGCT ATGCCTCGGAATGTCTTTGAGGAAATGAAGTATTTGGAGATTATGATTGTCAGTGACCACAATATG TATAAGCGACACAAGGCCAAGCAGCACACCAGGAACTTTGCCAAGTCGGTGGTGAACTTTGTGGATGCT ATCTTTAAGGAGCACCTGCACACACGGGTAGTTCTGGTTGCCGTGGAGATATGGACGGACAAGGACCACATTCCCATCAGTGTGAAGCCACTGGACATGCTGAAAGATTTCTCTAAGTACCGGGCGCAGAGCATCAAGCAGCATGCTGACTCTGTGCACCTCTTCAC CAATGTGACCTTCCACTACCGCCGGAGCAGCGCAGCGTACTTCGGGGGCATGTGCTCTGTGAGCCGTGGAGTAGGGGTAAACGAG TATGGCACCACGTGGACCATGGCTTCGTCACTCTCCCAGAGCTTGGCACAGAACCTCGGCATCCAGTGGGATCCAGCCGCCAAGAGAA AGGAATGTGGCTGTGCCGACTCCTGGGTGGGCTGCATCATGGAGGATACTGG GGTCCAGCATCCCCGGATGTTCTCCAAATGCAGCATCTCAGACTATAAGGAATTCCTGCTGAAAGGTGGTGGATCCTGTCTTTTTAACAGGCCAAACAAG CTGTTTGAATCCACAGAGTGTGGGAATGGATACATTGAGGTGGGAGAGGAGTGTGACTGCGGCGCTAGATCT GAGTGCTACAAGGAGTGCTGCAAGAAGTGTTCCCTAGCTAATGGTGCACATTGTGCTGATGGACCTTGCTGCAACAACACTTGTCTG TTCTACCCGCGAGGTTATAGTTGTCGCTATGCGGTGAATGACTGTGACATCTCAGAGACATGCTCAGGAGACTCTGGCCAG TGCCCTCCTAACCTTCACAAACAAGATGGCTACCACTGTCAAGTCGACCAG GGACGCTGCTATGGTGGAGAGTGCAAGACCAGGGGGAACCAGTGCAAATACCTCTGGGGTTCAA AGGCGGGAGGCTCCGAGAAGTTCTGCTATGAGAAGCTcaatacagagggaacagagaagggAAACtgtgggaaggatggagagaaatggCTCCAGTGCAGCAAGCA CGATGTGTTCTGTGGGTCCCTGCTGTGCAGCAACATAGGACGCAACCCCCGCATCGGGATGATGAAGGGAGACATCACCCCCACCTCCTTCAACCATCAGGGCAGGCTGGTGGACTGCAG tgGTGGCCATGTTCTTTTGGACGATGAGACTGATTTAGGCTATGTGGAGGACGGGACGCCCTGTGGGCCGTCCATGATGTGCCTTGACCGCAAGTGTCTGCCCATCCAGTCCCTCAACATGAGCGCCTGCCCAAGCGGGCCCAACAGCCAGGTGTGCTCAGCCCACGGG CATGCGGTAACCATTGAACCTGGGACCTATTCACTTGTTATGGAGCATAGGTTAATGAAGTCCTCCCTGCCCGCCTCTCTTGCTCCCTCTATCATACCTGGCCAGGTGTGTAACAATGAGGCGACGTGCACCTGTGACACGACATGGGCGGGGACAGACTGCAGCATGCCCGACCCCCCCAAGGAGCCTGCACCCGCAGAAGATGAAGGACCAAAGG GTCCTAGTGCCACCAATCTTATAATAGGCTCCATCGCCGGAGCCATCCTGGTAGCTGCCATAGTGCTGGGGGGGACTGGATGGGGCTTTAA AAATGTGAAGAAGCGACGGTACGACCCCAACGCCAGTGCCATATAA
- the LOC118367036 gene encoding disintegrin and metalloproteinase domain-containing protein 23-like isoform X5: protein MHLIFLANLLLSILASWLHPSIAAIVSQGGENEVVERDAVSLLSEREATAAAATGNTSHRAAEHVITYPSRLIYYLNEDSESTYHDLDTRARSQVTEGHDQAVHLAQASFQLEAFGSRFVLDLTLNNDLLSADYVEIHYEEGKPVLSKGGEHCYYHGQVRGEDDSNVALSTCNGLHGMFDDGLYVYLIEPLQQTHSIDTAARPHSLRRRPTLQRNNDQEELVEEEQLLSELEDMSWLKRRKKRAMPRNVFEEMKYLEIMIVSDHNMYKRHKAKQHTRNFAKSVVNFVDAIFKEHLHTRVVLVAVEIWTDKDHIPISVKPLDMLKDFSKYRAQSIKQHADSVHLFTNVTFHYRRSSAAYFGGMCSVSRGVGVNEYGTTWTMASSLSQSLAQNLGIQWDPAAKRKECGCADSWVGCIMEDTGVQHPRMFSKCSISDYKEFLLKGGGSCLFNRPNKLFESTECGNGYIEVGEECDCGARSECYKECCKKCSLANGAHCADGPCCNNTCLFYPRGYSCRYAVNDCDISETCSGDSGQCPPNLHKQDGYHCQVDQGRCYGGECKTRGNQCKYLWGSKAGGSEKFCYEKLNTEGTEKGNCGKDGEKWLQCSKHDVFCGSLLCSNIGRNPRIGMMKGDITPTSFNHQGRLVDCSGGHVLLDDETDLGYVEDGTPCGPSMMCLDRKCLPIQSLNMSACPSGPNSQVCSAHGHAVTIEPGTYSLVMEHRLMKSSLPASLAPSIIPGQVCNNEATCTCDTTWAGTDCSMPDPPKEPAPAEDEGPKEM from the exons ATGCATTTGATATTTCTGGCAAATTTGCTCTTGAGCATTCTTGCGTCCTGGCTCCATCCATCCATAGCGGCAATTG TTTCtcaaggaggagagaatgaggtggtggagagggacgCAGTGTCATTATTGTCGGAGCGAGAGGCAACTGCAGCAGCGGCCACAGGCAACACAAGTCACCGTGCGGCTGAGCATGTGATCACCTACCCCTCTCGGCTCATCTACTACCTGAACGAGGACTCAGAGAGCACCTACCATGACCTGGACACCCGGGCTAGGAGCCAGGTCACAGAGGGTCATGACCAG GCGGTCCACCTTGCTCAAGCCAGTTTCCAGTTAGAGGCCTTTGGCTCCAGATTTGTACTGGACCTAACGTTAAACAA TGACTTGTTGTCGGCGGATTATGTGGAGATCCACTATGAGGAGGGTAAACCTGTTCTATCAAAG GGTGGTGAGCACTGTTACTACCATGGCCAGGTGAGGGGGGAAGATGACTCTAATGTGGCCTTGTCTACCTGCAATGGGCTGCA CGGAATGTTTGATGATGGACTCTATGTGTATCTAATTGAGCCTTTGCAACAGACTCACTCAATT GATACAGCTGCACGACCCCACTCTCTGCGCAGGAGGCCCACCCTCCAGAGGAACAATGACCAAGAGGAACTGG TGGAGGAGGAGCAGCTGCTTTCAGAGCTGGAGGACATGTCCTGGCTGAAGCGCAGGAAAAAGCGGGCT ATGCCTCGGAATGTCTTTGAGGAAATGAAGTATTTGGAGATTATGATTGTCAGTGACCACAATATG TATAAGCGACACAAGGCCAAGCAGCACACCAGGAACTTTGCCAAGTCGGTGGTGAACTTTGTGGATGCT ATCTTTAAGGAGCACCTGCACACACGGGTAGTTCTGGTTGCCGTGGAGATATGGACGGACAAGGACCACATTCCCATCAGTGTGAAGCCACTGGACATGCTGAAAGATTTCTCTAAGTACCGGGCGCAGAGCATCAAGCAGCATGCTGACTCTGTGCACCTCTTCAC CAATGTGACCTTCCACTACCGCCGGAGCAGCGCAGCGTACTTCGGGGGCATGTGCTCTGTGAGCCGTGGAGTAGGGGTAAACGAG TATGGCACCACGTGGACCATGGCTTCGTCACTCTCCCAGAGCTTGGCACAGAACCTCGGCATCCAGTGGGATCCAGCCGCCAAGAGAA AGGAATGTGGCTGTGCCGACTCCTGGGTGGGCTGCATCATGGAGGATACTGG GGTCCAGCATCCCCGGATGTTCTCCAAATGCAGCATCTCAGACTATAAGGAATTCCTGCTGAAAGGTGGTGGATCCTGTCTTTTTAACAGGCCAAACAAG CTGTTTGAATCCACAGAGTGTGGGAATGGATACATTGAGGTGGGAGAGGAGTGTGACTGCGGCGCTAGATCT GAGTGCTACAAGGAGTGCTGCAAGAAGTGTTCCCTAGCTAATGGTGCACATTGTGCTGATGGACCTTGCTGCAACAACACTTGTCTG TTCTACCCGCGAGGTTATAGTTGTCGCTATGCGGTGAATGACTGTGACATCTCAGAGACATGCTCAGGAGACTCTGGCCAG TGCCCTCCTAACCTTCACAAACAAGATGGCTACCACTGTCAAGTCGACCAG GGACGCTGCTATGGTGGAGAGTGCAAGACCAGGGGGAACCAGTGCAAATACCTCTGGGGTTCAA AGGCGGGAGGCTCCGAGAAGTTCTGCTATGAGAAGCTcaatacagagggaacagagaagggAAACtgtgggaaggatggagagaaatggCTCCAGTGCAGCAAGCA CGATGTGTTCTGTGGGTCCCTGCTGTGCAGCAACATAGGACGCAACCCCCGCATCGGGATGATGAAGGGAGACATCACCCCCACCTCCTTCAACCATCAGGGCAGGCTGGTGGACTGCAG tgGTGGCCATGTTCTTTTGGACGATGAGACTGATTTAGGCTATGTGGAGGACGGGACGCCCTGTGGGCCGTCCATGATGTGCCTTGACCGCAAGTGTCTGCCCATCCAGTCCCTCAACATGAGCGCCTGCCCAAGCGGGCCCAACAGCCAGGTGTGCTCAGCCCACGGG CATGCGGTAACCATTGAACCTGGGACCTATTCACTTGTTATGGAGCATAGGTTAATGAAGTCCTCCCTGCCCGCCTCTCTTGCTCCCTCTATCATACCTGGCCAGGTGTGTAACAATGAGGCGACGTGCACCTGTGACACGACATGGGCGGGGACAGACTGCAGCATGCCCGACCCCCCCAAGGAGCCTGCACCCGCAGAAGATGAAGGACCAAAGG AAATGTGA
- the LOC118367036 gene encoding disintegrin and metalloproteinase domain-containing protein 23-like isoform X4 → MHLIFLANLLLSILASWLHPSIAAIVSQGGENEVVERDAVSLLSEREATAAAATGNTSHRAAEHVITYPSRLIYYLNEDSESTYHDLDTRARSQVTEGHDQAVHLAQASFQLEAFGSRFVLDLTLNNDLLSADYVEIHYEEGKPVLSKGGEHCYYHGQVRGEDDSNVALSTCNGLHGMFDDGLYVYLIEPLQQTHSIDTAARPHSLRRRPTLQRNNDQEELVEEEQLLSELEDMSWLKRRKKRAMPRNVFEEMKYLEIMIVSDHNMYKRHKAKQHTRNFAKSVVNFVDAIFKEHLHTRVVLVAVEIWTDKDHIPISVKPLDMLKDFSKYRAQSIKQHADSVHLFTNVTFHYRRSSAAYFGGMCSVSRGVGVNEYGTTWTMASSLSQSLAQNLGIQWDPAAKRKECGCADSWVGCIMEDTGVQHPRMFSKCSISDYKEFLLKGGGSCLFNRPNKLFESTECGNGYIEVGEECDCGARSECYKECCKKCSLANGAHCADGPCCNNTCLFYPRGYSCRYAVNDCDISETCSGDSGQCPPNLHKQDGYHCQVDQGRCYGGECKTRGNQCKYLWGSKAGGSEKFCYEKLNTEGTEKGNCGKDGEKWLQCSKHDVFCGSLLCSNIGRNPRIGMMKGDITPTSFNHQGRLVDCSGGHVLLDDETDLGYVEDGTPCGPSMMCLDRKCLPIQSLNMSACPSGPNSQVCSAHGVCNNEATCTCDTTWAGTDCSMPDPPKEPAPAEDEGPKVSVATNRLIGAVAGTILALGVIFGGTGWGVENVKKRRYDPNASAI, encoded by the exons ATGCATTTGATATTTCTGGCAAATTTGCTCTTGAGCATTCTTGCGTCCTGGCTCCATCCATCCATAGCGGCAATTG TTTCtcaaggaggagagaatgaggtggtggagagggacgCAGTGTCATTATTGTCGGAGCGAGAGGCAACTGCAGCAGCGGCCACAGGCAACACAAGTCACCGTGCGGCTGAGCATGTGATCACCTACCCCTCTCGGCTCATCTACTACCTGAACGAGGACTCAGAGAGCACCTACCATGACCTGGACACCCGGGCTAGGAGCCAGGTCACAGAGGGTCATGACCAG GCGGTCCACCTTGCTCAAGCCAGTTTCCAGTTAGAGGCCTTTGGCTCCAGATTTGTACTGGACCTAACGTTAAACAA TGACTTGTTGTCGGCGGATTATGTGGAGATCCACTATGAGGAGGGTAAACCTGTTCTATCAAAG GGTGGTGAGCACTGTTACTACCATGGCCAGGTGAGGGGGGAAGATGACTCTAATGTGGCCTTGTCTACCTGCAATGGGCTGCA CGGAATGTTTGATGATGGACTCTATGTGTATCTAATTGAGCCTTTGCAACAGACTCACTCAATT GATACAGCTGCACGACCCCACTCTCTGCGCAGGAGGCCCACCCTCCAGAGGAACAATGACCAAGAGGAACTGG TGGAGGAGGAGCAGCTGCTTTCAGAGCTGGAGGACATGTCCTGGCTGAAGCGCAGGAAAAAGCGGGCT ATGCCTCGGAATGTCTTTGAGGAAATGAAGTATTTGGAGATTATGATTGTCAGTGACCACAATATG TATAAGCGACACAAGGCCAAGCAGCACACCAGGAACTTTGCCAAGTCGGTGGTGAACTTTGTGGATGCT ATCTTTAAGGAGCACCTGCACACACGGGTAGTTCTGGTTGCCGTGGAGATATGGACGGACAAGGACCACATTCCCATCAGTGTGAAGCCACTGGACATGCTGAAAGATTTCTCTAAGTACCGGGCGCAGAGCATCAAGCAGCATGCTGACTCTGTGCACCTCTTCAC CAATGTGACCTTCCACTACCGCCGGAGCAGCGCAGCGTACTTCGGGGGCATGTGCTCTGTGAGCCGTGGAGTAGGGGTAAACGAG TATGGCACCACGTGGACCATGGCTTCGTCACTCTCCCAGAGCTTGGCACAGAACCTCGGCATCCAGTGGGATCCAGCCGCCAAGAGAA AGGAATGTGGCTGTGCCGACTCCTGGGTGGGCTGCATCATGGAGGATACTGG GGTCCAGCATCCCCGGATGTTCTCCAAATGCAGCATCTCAGACTATAAGGAATTCCTGCTGAAAGGTGGTGGATCCTGTCTTTTTAACAGGCCAAACAAG CTGTTTGAATCCACAGAGTGTGGGAATGGATACATTGAGGTGGGAGAGGAGTGTGACTGCGGCGCTAGATCT GAGTGCTACAAGGAGTGCTGCAAGAAGTGTTCCCTAGCTAATGGTGCACATTGTGCTGATGGACCTTGCTGCAACAACACTTGTCTG TTCTACCCGCGAGGTTATAGTTGTCGCTATGCGGTGAATGACTGTGACATCTCAGAGACATGCTCAGGAGACTCTGGCCAG TGCCCTCCTAACCTTCACAAACAAGATGGCTACCACTGTCAAGTCGACCAG GGACGCTGCTATGGTGGAGAGTGCAAGACCAGGGGGAACCAGTGCAAATACCTCTGGGGTTCAA AGGCGGGAGGCTCCGAGAAGTTCTGCTATGAGAAGCTcaatacagagggaacagagaagggAAACtgtgggaaggatggagagaaatggCTCCAGTGCAGCAAGCA CGATGTGTTCTGTGGGTCCCTGCTGTGCAGCAACATAGGACGCAACCCCCGCATCGGGATGATGAAGGGAGACATCACCCCCACCTCCTTCAACCATCAGGGCAGGCTGGTGGACTGCAG tgGTGGCCATGTTCTTTTGGACGATGAGACTGATTTAGGCTATGTGGAGGACGGGACGCCCTGTGGGCCGTCCATGATGTGCCTTGACCGCAAGTGTCTGCCCATCCAGTCCCTCAACATGAGCGCCTGCCCAAGCGGGCCCAACAGCCAGGTGTGCTCAGCCCACGGG GTGTGTAACAATGAGGCGACGTGCACCTGTGACACGACATGGGCGGGGACAGACTGCAGCATGCCCGACCCCCCCAAGGAGCCTGCACCCGCAGAAGATGAAGGACCAAAGG TGAGCGTGGCAACTAACAGGCTGATAGGGGCAGTAGCAGGGACCATTCTGGCCCTGGGGGTGATTTTTGGAGGCACGGGGTGGGGAGTAGA AAATGTGAAGAAGCGACGGTACGACCCCAACGCCAGTGCCATATAA